The genomic stretch tcattccttcacaagatcccaaagattttgataacagaacacaacatttatctgcttccaccaattctcataattgttgttcttgagaatcaaaagatttgctggaaaatatatgtttggatgattcattgccatggtgattttcttcccacgaattGATTAAActggagctcttgataccagatgttggaaatccaccagaatctatggagaatttcaatcaatcttgatgaataagattATTATTACCGACACAATGACAATAAAAtaaaagaacaatggagaaagaaagaaagtaaagaacgatgaaggagaagaagaattaaaattctgcagagtttctctctgcccataaattgtggaaaacttcttattcactttgcaactgcaaaatactgtgaattacaatgttatgaatactctatcCACTTCATTATAAAAATAAGGTTTatccctctatttatagatttaggttaactttgacctcaagccaaaactcaaaactataaaagctcaaaatagctaacactattaaaataggcctaagtcaaaatcttgtatgaagcaacatgcttcgatACTTCGACACACTAgcacaactcaacacactaggtggttcgacacttccttacttctgtcgagcaacctgcttcgacacaagaaATTATAATTCAACAAAATTTTCAAACTAATACAAACTACAACCTAGAAGAAAACATAATGTCACACCCATCATGAATCTTTCATAAGTTAGGTTTTTTTTTCATAATTAATAAAAGTTCATGCATCATCAATCATAGTCAGCAATTCAATTTGAAAAAATGATAAACATTAAATAATAAGAATTTCTCCAAACTTTTATTAAATAACATAAACACGTTAGGACCATCTTTATGCTCTGATCAAAGATATTGACTTATTTGATGTATTAGAACATAAAGGATGCAAAAACAAAAAATACAGAAAACTATTAGAATCAGACCTTGAATTAACACAAAAATATTGTTTACTATTATTATCCCTTGAATTAACACAAAAATACATAAAACTATTAGAATCATAACTTAAAATATTCTAATCAAACCTTAAATTAACAAAAAATATTAGAATATTAGAAtcaaaattataaaataaaattattattataataagATTAATCAtaattataaaaattaatatGGTAGAAAATTGCCACCTGAATTATAGTTTTCAATGTGTTGCATAGAAAAACACACAAGAATCTGATAATATTTTGtctaattaaaaattaattttaattaaatagtCATTATAATActacctccgttttttattataaatcattttggaaaaatattttatACCACAATATAAGTTGTTTTATAATATTAATGATTCGTGTTATTTTTTCTTATTATACacttaaatatttattattctttttttttttaattatatcaatttgtctttccaatatcattaatgaagaataattttataaaattttttataatttctctttttcatatcacagttattatattttttaatacgtgtgaaaaattaaaaatgatttataataaaaaacggaaGGTGTAATAATTATGGTGAAAAAATTACCATGAAAGTAATGAGAAAATAGCATTAGAATTGTTTGTAAATTTGGTAGGTATTATAGTAGATTAATCAAATAGAGCGGAACTATTCGGTTGGTAATGAACATTGGAATATATAAAATAATTAAACGAGCATTAGGATCCTTTTAGATCTTAACTTCTGTTTCATAAATTAAAATCTTCCATGAAAAGGAGCAATGACCAAATACTAAACCAATTAAACAAAAAATCGAAAAAGTAGCCTATAAAAGCCAAAAAAGTGAAGCTCAGTTAATATTATTTAAAACCTTTAAACCATAGAAAAATCAAACATGAGATTTTGGTGATGATACAATCCAGTTTGCGCAAAACTTTTAAGATTATGGCCCTTCGTTGTTTATCGTCTTAGCATCACATATATTAAATCTTAAAATCTTAAATGCCATTGTGGTCTATGACATGGTCTTGAAATCACCAACTCTAGATCTCTTTCTCGTCTTCTCTAGCTATTCCGATGAAAATACGACACTTATCTTTAATTGCATCATATTTCTTTTTTAATATTACTTGGTACTAAAATTTCATTTTCTTCTCTAAATTAACATAATGAGAGGTTGGTAAATGAAAAACATTAATTTCTAGACTGACAATTAGATAAAATACAAAATTAAAGATTTACACACCGTAGCGGTATGGTCAATTCAGTTATCCAGGATAACAATTGAAATACTTTTTTATGGGTTATCCATTTTTGGTTCTCAAATTGTTGAAAACATTTTGAAGATCGATTTATCATTTCATaattttgttgatgatgaactAATTTGAACACCTTACATTTTGGCCAATGAATTGAGTGATTTTTTAACATGAACATTGATAGAACTAGTTCTAAAAGCTTATTCAAACTTACAGATTAAAGTTGGGGCTTTCGAATTCATAATCTAAACTTGTGACATATTGATGGATAATTTAGTAACATTATTGAGAGTTTCTCAATTAAGATCGGAGTTTGCACATTCTTTCAAGCTAAATTGTATGGAATCATTTTTGCCATATAATATGCTAATTAGAGAAATTAGAGAAATATTTGGCTTGAAACTTACTCAATTCTTTCCACTCGTGCATTTTATAGAATGTGAATATTGTCCATTGAcatattttaattaaatttacACACTACACATTCCTTTAGATTCAAGATATCTCATATTTTTCGAGTGGACAATGCATGCACAAATATATTAGCCAATTCTgacttttttattattataatacTTAGTGAGATTCACTTCCTATTTGTCTTATTAAAATTCTAAGGTATATGTTGAGCTTTCCAAGTATCATTTTTGCTAGTTGTTTGATGGGTTAGGTTTTTATCTCCCGTCcgttttattttttattttttattcaataatttgcttttattaaaaaaaactctttaatttctattttttaatAGATGTAATTTTTATGTGTGTGcgcatgcgtgtgtgtgtgtatgcgtatgtgtgtgtatgtgtttgtgcgtgtgtatgtgtgtgtgcgcgagtgtatgtgtgtgtgtgcggATGTGTGCGTGTCTGTGTGTAGGTGTGTGcatctgtgtgtgtgtgtgtgtgtatattTGTGTAGgtgcgtgtgtgtatgtgtgtgtgtgcgcgtcCTTGCATGCATGATAAAAATACAATATCTGACAACCGTTTATTGTGGAAGACTGTCAAAGGTTATTAGGATTTTTGTGGTGTTAAAGCAATTCACACAGAGATGGTGAGATGTTTTATATATGATATTTTGCTTAATGAATTAGTCTCTCTCAACCTCAAGGTTCCATGGGCAGGGATCTTAAGTTCCCCAAGAGAACAATAACTACTCTCAAGAAATTTAGAATTAGGTAGTCAATTTCCTATTATTCAAAAGAATATGGCATTCTCCCTTTTTTTTGCACCGTTGTGGACTGAGATACGTCACTCTAATGTTCTCAAGAATCAGGCAAGGCATCTAAGGAATGGGAGAAATAATCAAGAAATGGGGCGCCCATCCTGATAAATAACCGACTAGAGAGTCTCTTGCAGGGGCGATGTGACACTTTGCGTATCCTGAGAGTGTTCttgttgaaggtgagaaaaacacaagaagggggggttgaattgtgttagatttcttttccttttatGAAGATATCTTCTCAAATTCTGAACACATGGTCTAAAATCTAAATCATAATAAAGTGTTTAGCATCAGAATCAAGCAATTCAGAGGCATAAAGGAAGGTAAGAGAGACACAAGAAGTTATCCTGGTTCCTCCCACAAATCAAGAGTACTTCAGTCCCCTTGGACTTCCAAGGGATTTTCAATATAACCAAAATTGATTATAATTTCTCAAGCACaaagcaagagacttccaatgctcaaacacaaaagtaagagacttctatgctcaagcacataagcaagagacttccaatgctcaagCACACAGGCAAGAGACTTATATGatcaagcacacaagcaagagacttcaaatgctcaagcACTTACCAAAAAACTTCTTAAACTCTAACTTACATTTAAGAGATTGTGAAAaactacacttgatatacaaCCAGAGGTGTAGACAAAACACAAAACATAAAGACTCTTTGAGACTTACGAATTTCCAAAATATATAAGTGTTAAGAAACTCTAAGTTAAACTTGTGCTTTTTGTTTGACAGAGTAACAACTCTTTGAAATTCAATAGCTCATTGCTTTTCTTCAAGTCTTCAGCTTCTTATATAGAGATAAAGAAAATAATCATTGAAGAGATTGCATAAGAGAGTCGTTGAGAAGCTTGATTTAGAGAAGTTGGAATGTTTCTTGATATAGTTAATATCGTTGAAAGCTCATTTGAAATCCCTTTGCTACAAAAGGAATTATCTGTTGCATCTCAGATTTCTTCTACAATTTTTTCCTTAAGTCATCACGTGATTAGAAGAAGACAAAATCCTCGATCCTCACACTGACTAAATCTTCAGAATCTGAATGTCTAAAGACCAGCGCTTTAGAGTCTGGATCTTCAAAGTATCTTCAAATGTTGGATCCTCAGATGCTGACGTCATTCACAGGTTGGCGTCATTCTAAGTGTGGTCTTCAACTTCTGATATTCAAGAATCTGGATCTTTAGCTTCTTTTTATATGTTCATTTCCCATAACCAGTACTATGTTCTCTTTATAAATTTTAGTCTTTGATTATACacacttgaacatatgttagtataccctattgttctttaaatattttgttatcatcaaaaccttagaGATACGGTACAAACCAATTgtgttccaacaatctccccctttttgaaCACAACATGAACACGATAATAATTAGTAATGAGTAAAAAATTGAATGATAACAAAGAGAAAACAAAAATTCATAAATACTTACAAGTGGATATATGGTGTTAGGTAACAAACTTTATTCAAACCACTTAATTGATTTTGTATGTATGCTTCAACCATGCTTGATTAATGCCTTGAAAATTGAATGTTGTAGGGGTCCAAGAATCCATACACATTAGGTTTATTTGTTTTTATACATAGACAATACATGTATCTAAATGTTAAAACAAAAGTCGAATATTGAAGTGAGTCCTCACATTAAAAGTAATATAGGATAACCAGTATAAATTGACATCATCTTAAAAAATGTACTTACATGCACCAAAGTTGTAGTATAAATATGGCCAACCACTCAGATCCCCACACAAAATCGTTTAAAGACTTTATATCAAGataaaaaaaaagttatataTTTGGATCATGATCTAATTGAACATGGATGGGATCTTTAAGATCTGTGACCAAACATGTCAATCTCTTTACCATATCTAGTTGAGGAACTGGCGTCTCAGTATTGTTATGAGTTGTTGAACAACTATCTTTTATGCCATCAACACCCATGGCAACATTTTCAAACAACTCTACTAGATTTGTATTTGATTGGATGATTAAACTCATCGCTTTCAATCTCTGCATCGTAAAAAAAAGAAGTAACACGCTGGAATGGTCCTTCTTATGAACTTTGTTAGTTGTATTAAAGCCAACATTGATTACTCATCATTTAGATTAATGTCCATGGTAACAAGTATACCAAGTTTTAAGATTCTCGACAAACTCTACGAATGTTTCTTAGTAGGGAAGCAATCCCAAAAGTCTTTTGTTTTGATTATGCCAATGAGGTTCTTTTGCATACTAGAAGTAGTACATTCATACATATGTGGCCCGTTCGAGGATCATACCATTGGTGGAAACATGTATTTTATCTCATTTTTCGATGAGTATAGTCAAAAGCTTTGGATCTATGTGATCAAGCGAAAGGACGAAGTATTtgaaatctttaagagattcaagatgcttgtcgaaaatcagagtgaaaagaagatcaaggttCTGCGAACAAATGGAGGTGGAAAATACACATCTAAGATATTTGAAGAGTTATGTGTAGAACATGGTACTAGTCATGAGGTAACTGCTCCTTACAcgcctcaacataatggaatagGATAAAGAAGAAACATGACCATATTGAATATGGCGAGATGCATGTTGAAGAAGCATAATTTGCCAAAATTCTTATGGGGTGAAACAGTTACCATTAATGTTTATATTCTAAAAAGGTTCCCTACCAAGAAGCTGAACAACAAGGTTCCTGAAGAAGTATGGAGTGGCGAACAACCATCAGTGAGTAATCTGAAGGTGTTTGGCTATATTTTTTTACAAGCATGTTTCTGATGCAAGAAGAATGAAGCTTGATGATAAAAGTGAACCTATGATTCTAGTATGATATCATAAGACTAGAGCATACAGGTTATTCAATCCAATGAATAATAAGACCGTGATGAGTCGAGACATTGTGATTGATGAGATATCTGCCTGGGATTGGAATTCATGTGATGCAACTAACACTCCATTGATGAGCTATAAAGTTTATGAAGAAAGTAATGAGCATGAATAAAATCCTATTAATGACACTCCATCAATAGTCGAAGTTGAAGCAAAAAATATAGATGGTGTGGCTAGCACAAGCCAAAGACCTCAAAGAACCAAAGTTCTTCCAGCAAGGCTTTAAGACTATGAAgtggttggtgatgatgaagtcacaaTAGATGGAAAATTAGTTCATTTTCCTTTACATGCAGGTGCTGAACCAATTAACTATAATGAGGCTTTAAAGAATAAATTGTGGACGTCGGCTATGGTCGAAGTGTTACAAGCGATCGAAAGAAACAACACATGAGAGTTAGTCGAATTGCCAACACATACAAAAGATATTAAAGTGAAGTGGGTGTTCAGGTTGAAGAATAATGTTGATGGGTCGATAGCAATACATAAGGCAAGATTAGTATCTAGAGGATTTCTTCAACGAGCATGACTCGACTACTCTGAATTATATGCACCATTAGCAAGATTAGAGACAGTTCAATTGGTGTTAGCTTTGGAATATAAGCAAGGTTGGTCCacatttcacttagatgtgaaatcaacatttttgaatggtccTCTAGATGAACAGGTATATGTCACACAACCTCATGGGTTTATGATATAAGAATAGGCAAGGAAAGTGCACAAAGCCCTCTACGGTCTCAAGCAGACACCTAGGGAATAGAATAAGAAGATCGAATCACACTTGGTCGAATTGGGATTCATCAAATGAAAATatgagtatggtgtctatgttcaggTTGTAGCACAAGATATAACAATCATATGCTTACATGTCAATGACTAGTTAGTAACTAGAAATAGCTTGGAGAACTTGTCAAAGTTCAAATAGCTTATGAAGAAGGAACTTAAAATGTCGGATCTGGGAAAGTTGTCGGACTTCctaggcatggaatttcaaaCGTCGAAGAAAGGCATGGTGCTACctcaaagaaagtatgtcaaagAGATATTCAAGAGATTCAGGATGGAAGACTCGAATCATGCATCCTCACCCGTAAAACcaaatttgaagttggagaagCATGAAGAGGAAGATAAAGTAGATGTAACTTTGTTCAAACAAACTGTTGGATCTCTGAGATATGTGTGCAACACTCGACCTGATATAGGTTTCTCAGTCGAATTAGTGAGCAAATACATGAGtgaaccaagggtgtcacacatgaaggctGCAAGAAGAACCTTGAGATACTTAAAATGATCAACAAACTACGAAATTCTATTTCCATGAGATTCTGAAAACAAAGAAGTTAAAATTACTTGTTATTTAGATGTTGATTGGTATGGAGATAAGGAAGATTGAAGAAGAACAATTGgttatttctttcaagtatttggtgTCCCAATAtcatggtgctcgagaaagcaaCCTTTGGTGACATTATCATCATGtgaggctgaatatatagcagGATCATATGTTGTTTTCCAAGTAATTTAGATTAGATATGTGCTAGAAGAGATGGAGGTTGAAGTGAAGAAACCTTTGGTGTTGTAGATCGACAATAAGTCAACCATTAATCTTGCAAAGAATCTAGTTATGTAAGAGAGAAGTAAGCATATTGAGGCTAGGTTTTATTTTTTAATGGAGAAGGTAAATCAATGTGAATTTGAAGTGAGACATTACTCGAATGAAACATAGTTGACCGGCATTTTAACCAAAGGATTGAAGATCGACAGATTCCTAATTCtgagaaagaaattaggaatagttCAGATTGACTATGATTAGTTTGTGTTCGACAACTTGGATTATAAGGGGGGTATATTGTGATATAATTCAATTTGTAGGCCAAGCCGAAGTTAATTAGGGTTAGAGTTTGTTACTTAGAGTACAAATAACTTTGTATATAAATACATGCATATTATAATTCAATTTTAACACATTCAATAATAACAATCCTTATTCGtcattctctctctttctcttctCACTAAAATTGTCTCACATACTAACACTTTTTACCATCAATCAAAATCAAACTCAAGCAGCCAAACatataattataatataaaaaagCAACTAAAaaaactttccaatgcactttCCTTATAAAAGCATAGTTGTAGGGAATTAGTATTAATACTAGATTAGATAAGATTGCAAATCATATTTAAGCTTAAACATTTTGTCAACATGATCTATTGTTATGATTTACAACACCCCCTCTTTAATTAGAAACCACAACTTCTAAAGCCAAATATATTGCAATCTAACCACTTGCATAAATATTTCAAGTGAACAAGTATGTAATATAGCAAAAGGGATTTGTTACATATTATAATAAAGTAAAGTGGGTAACTATAATATATAATACACATATCGTATGATGTACGAGGAATAATGCAACAGCACAATTGTTATGATAGAAATAGTTAAACGTGTATTGCATTCATATAGTAacaaatttaatttaataaaagtaAGATACCATATCTTACCATATGATGTAACTTCCCTTTATATAAAGTCTCTCATCAAAGAGAACATAACAAGTTAACAACAACTCATCAAATTATCAAACAAACATGTATGCTTCTACTTCCTTTACTTCACAACATGTCCATGAGTTTCTTGTAGAGTCTCACTCAAGAAGGTTACTCTTCCAAAATCCTATTATTCATCaatcacttaaaatcaactcTCCTGTTTTAGCAAATATCAACAATTCAACCGACTCGTATTTCGGAAGTACCAAATTTGATTCAAATGTTGTGATGATAATTGCAGTCATATTATGTGTGTTTATTTTTTCACTTGCATTAAACTCCATCATAAGGTGTGCGTGCGCCTTAAGGATTTCAAACGTATCCATCGACAACATATCTTCTTTGAGTAGCAATTCTTCACCTCAATCGGCTAAAAAAGGAATCAAGAAGAAAGCTCTTAAGAAATTCCCAAAAGTGATTTATTCAACTGAGTTGAAACTACCAGGTTTGGATAGTGAGTGTGTGATATGTCTATCAGAGTTCATAAATGGTGAAAAGGTGCGTATTTTGCCTAAATGCAACCATGGTTTTCATGTTCGTTGCATTGACAAATGGTTAAAGGAACACTCATCATGTCCCAAGTGTAGACAATGCCTTCTTGAAACTTGTCCAAAGATTGGTGGGTCGCAGGTGCAACCAATTGTGTTGCCTGTGCCAGAAATTATTATACAGATACAACCACTAGAACCTGAAATTTTGGAGCGTAACTATAGAGAAATAGTATAAGCTAATTCTAATTACAGTCTATTAATTCATTTGGTTATGGAGGAGAAAGAAAGTTCAAATGTGGTGAATTACAGTTTgaaattttcttttgatttgCTTTGACCACATATGTAAAAATATATTAGGTAAATTTTTGATTTAGTTTATATATCAATAAAACTATGGTGTAATTAtttgaaaatttgagattttttacAATAATGCCCTACTTTGAAAATAAATTTCTAAATGCCCTAGTTTTTATTCTAACTAGTAATATATCCAGTAATATACCAGTGCATACTAGCATGGTGCatatttataaatatttaaaatgtaataaaaataaaatgaaaaaaatataaaattgcttaatcagaagagtttattatttttaaaagaaaaatatatttttatttatatttaaattataaatataattttttcaTATATAAATATATTTGGATCAACAGTATATTTTTTTTCGTATgtaaatattatttttgttttaatattatttataaaaataaaaaaataaataaaaaaattatttctgtttataaaaaaatattttaaattagTTTATAAAAAACATATATGTTTTTCTCTTATTTAAATATTTAAATGAATTTATAAGATATTGCTTAATACCAACATTCCACTAATCGAGTAATAAATATCTAAAGTGCAAACCCATACAATTAATAATTGtatgaataaaataaaaacttGCACAAATGAAAGGAGTTTAGATTGGGTTAACGTAGAAATGTGTGGGTCACAGAAttcaaaattaattaatattGAACTAGATGCGGTAGTATTATTTGTAACATTTTTATGAATACAATTTTAAGACAgttgttttaatttttttacaaataagataattattttataaatgtCATATATTTGAATTAATGATTTACTTgtatttattaattaatatttttaaaatgtaAAATTATGTATTAAATTATCATAATTAGTTTTGTTTAgtatttatttttaattgataataaagacaatatattttattattattgagacataattgattttaaataatttaattaactTTAATTTTGATACAATTGGTTAATATTATTTGATAAAAGTTCACGTTATATTATTGGATCATTATAGTTGCAGTGGTGTCTATAACATAAAAAAAACTTATTAAAAACTTATAATTTAAATTTTCATCATTATCTAAAATTCGTTTATATATTTCACTTTATTTACTAATATTTTTTTGTTAGCTCTTACACTGTTAATTTATTTCTTCGTCAactttatttttaattaaattttttgTTTGGTTTGATAAATTGATCTAACTTCCCTTTATAATTCAattaaagtaaaataaaaatagtttcaaaaaattttatgaaattttttgaATTGACAATTCTTTAAAATAACATAACACAAAAAACTAAAGATAAACACAAATAAGAAGACTTTTTTCACAAATAAAagaattaaataaatatttaatgttttaaataaaaaaggttacataaatagattttttttttaaatatccagaaatttaaaaaaaatttcaaaaatacaccatttttcaaaaaaattacacaaatgCCCATTTTTGGCCCTAAATTAAAcctaggcgccaccctagttggcgcctacccttaatgggtagggcaagtcgccactaggagtggcgcctacacccattcccttttcttttttttttttaatatgttttattttattttatttttttaattttttttaatttataaatttatattttttataaattatattaatttatattaacacatatatataaataaaattatttacaagatatatatatatatatatatatatatatatataatttatatatatatatattaattatatatatatattaatttaatttataagtaactaatattatttgtaaatttttggaaaaaaaattaatttatatacgtgtaaataaatatttatacacatgtaaattaatatatatatatatatatatatatatatatatatatatatatatatatatatatatatatatatatatatatatatatatatatatatatatatatatatatatatatctttaaagataaagataaagatatagagataataaacagaaaatatttttatttaaataatagacaagacaaatattacaaagatatgattaaaatgcattattaatttgggatttatcacatatgatgcggtccctggtacgatccgcacgggggaggtctaattactcgcctagacggttcacgtggtggtggtgcttccctattaccacccctagtcctaacgcgtccccttgccgtttgccgttgtggttgggtcgaagtcccttcagtgctgtaggaaagacgggtcccctctgcgccctcaaagctttgtctcggtgggacaaactgactactgctgggtgcgccctcgaattgtggtctttggtagtttagggttgaatcgggttggccaaagaacaatgtttgttgtggtgtgtagtagtcttgttggtagtcctcttgtatacccgtgtcggggctaggtggaggactggaagagctcgggacattgtcgtgatggaagtgttgggattggtggaagtggggggattgatattgtggtaggtgttgggactgttgatggtggtgggaatgttgagtttggtgttggtagtcttcatggtattggggttgagtttgtggtatgtattgttgatttggttggggggtggacatgtgttgtggtggttgttgttggtaatatggtggtggtggttgttgttggtaataaggtggtggtggttgttgttggtaaaatggtggtggtggttgttgttggtaataaggtggtggttgttgttgttgggaatattgtggtggttgttgttgttggaaatatggctgttgcatccggggatcgtccaaatagaacgggtcagacacaatcatttctggatttgtatttgctctataccaatccacatattcccttgtcggcttcatttcgttgggcgccaccggaaattgtagaacatagtgggcacggtctttccacattttacgaaactccttagcaaattccttccaattttgggcataccactggtggctgactttttttagatgccaaggttccatagacattggggggcctgggatttcttgatgcattccgaattgcagcttgacacggtcactttggtgcatctccacagtggtgaaccgcattacggccgtttttgctgtccaaacagctgcatcttcggggttgggttgatgttccaatcccaaatatggcctccaaataaactgcaaagaa from Lathyrus oleraceus cultivar Zhongwan6 chromosome 7, CAAS_Psat_ZW6_1.0, whole genome shotgun sequence encodes the following:
- the LOC127106095 gene encoding RING-H2 finger protein ATL78-like, which gives rise to MYASTSFTSQHVHEFLVESHSRRLLFQNPIIHQSLKINSPVLANINNSTDSYFGSTKFDSNVVMIIAVILCVFIFSLALNSIIRCACALRISNVSIDNISSLSSNSSPQSAKKGIKKKALKKFPKVIYSTELKLPGLDSECVICLSEFINGEKVRILPKCNHGFHVRCIDKWLKEHSSCPKCRQCLLETCPKIGGSQVQPIVLPVPEIIIQIQPLEPEILERNYREIV